A stretch of Anoplopoma fimbria isolate UVic2021 breed Golden Eagle Sablefish chromosome 4, Afim_UVic_2022, whole genome shotgun sequence DNA encodes these proteins:
- the LOC129089706 gene encoding protocadherin alpha-C2-like isoform X3, protein MAVTARCCYSVNENVPFSLYVVIFVLSGLTTAQIRYSIPEELENGALVGDIVRDLGLDLRKLSTRRIRITSDSGRRYFTINHKTGKLVVSDRIDRETVCEFSGTCSRNLEVVLENPLEVHNVEVEILDVNDNEPQFPRDEYQIEVSESALTGSRFHIEGAQDADDGSNSVKQYRLSPNDHLTLDSIKPFSNDKHIEFIVKKPFDREQMPSHQLILTAFDGGTPQRTGTAKINVRILDANDNVPAFDSSVYKVKLSENSPKGALVIKLNATDPDEGSNGEVFYSFSSYTPERVRQMFSMETETGEIRVKNNIDYEETNSYEMYIQAMDKGPAPVAVHCKVVVEVLDVNDNIPDIVLSSLSSPVREDARADTVVALISVNDRDFGVNKQVSLEIMPNLPFKIKSFRNHYTVVTSAFLDRETISSYNVTVNAVDGGTPPLSSQMTFKVNVADVNDNPPRFEQTSYTVYITENNAPGAPLCVVKATDDDAAENARITYTVLNDNNHGIPIASYVSIKPDKGEAYALRAFDFEKLREFHFQIKAQDNGVPPLSRVATVYVYIMDQNDHVPRIVYPPANGSRTTETLMKNAEAGVLVSKVTAWDGDAGQNAWLLFALEQTNSDLDLFKVHEYTGEIRTTRRVIEDNSTSFILTVLVQDHGLPPLSSTATIHVHVMELPPKLTPDPKRIIRPNSPLMFSSVTLYLIIALSATTFVFLVTVFVLAIVRCHAYCTQPGSCSPCCVSKKSVPEGGTSAGGGGGAGRAAGGGGGGGGGGGGAGGQPNDNAAMRRDLKVEPHYIEVRGNGSLTKTYCYKTCLTATSGSDTFMFYNTGRPHSGTWGSGYVTSHSGQSQLFVRRLSMPDATAIQPKGPGADWRYSASLRAGGVMQSSVHMEESSVMQGAQGVLVQNWPTASSAADAEGGEVSPPMGAGVDSNSWHFRYGPGGPGAPPQHLKPGDVPPEAFIIPGSPAIISIRQNQGGEDDKSDFITFGKKEEAKKKKKKKKEKKDKKDKGKDDGDE, encoded by the exons ATGGCTGTAACGGCGCGATGCTGTTACAGTGTAAATGAGAATGTgcctttttctttatatgtcGTTATTTTCGTACTCAGTGGCCTTACAACTGCACAAATTCGATACTCCATTCcggaggagctggagaacgGGGCATTGGTCGGTGACATTGTCCGGGATTTGGGTCTGGACCTGAGGAAGCTTTCCACGCGACGAATCCGAATCACATCGGACAGTGGTCGGAGATATTTCACCATCAATCACAAAACCGGGAAGCTGGTGGTGAGTGACCGCATTGACCGAGAGACAGTTTGTGAGTTCAGTGGCACCTGTTCACGCAACCTGGAGGTGGTGTTGGAGAATCCACTGGAGGTGCACAACGTGGAGGTCGAGATTTTGGACGTGAACGATAACGAGCCACAATTCCCTCGAGATGAATATCAGATCGAGGTGTCGGAGTCCGCACTCACCGGGTCCCGCTTTCACATCGAGGGAGCTCAGGACGCAGATGACGGTTCCAACTCTGTGAAGCAGTACCGCCTCAGCCCAAACGACCACCTCACCCTGGACTCCATTAAGCCCTTCTCCAATGATAAGCACATCGAGTTTATTGTCAAAAAGCCCTTTGACCGCGAGCAGATGCCCTCACATCAGCTAATCCTGACGGCATTCGATGGAGGCACCCCGCAGCGAACTGGCACGGCCAAAATCAATGTACGCATCCTTGATGCCAATGACAATGTACCTGCGTTTGACAGCTCCGTGTACAAAGTAAAACTGTCTGAAAACTCCCCAAAGGGCGCTCTTGTGATCAAGTTAAATGCAACAGACCCTGATGAGGGCTCAAATGGGGAGGTTTTTTACTCCTTCAGCAGTTACACACCAGAAAGAGTCAGACAGATGTtttccatggaaacagaaacagggGAAATTAGGGTGAAAAACAATATAGACTATGAGGAGACCAACTCCTATGAAATGTACATACAGGCCATGGACAAGGGGCCAGCTCCTGTGGCAGTTCACTGTAAAGTAGTTGTCGAAGTTTTGGACGTCAATGACAACATTCCTGACATTGTACTGTCTTCACTCTCCAGCCCTGTACGCGAGGATGCCCGGGCTGACACAGTTGTAGCATTAATCAGTGTGAATGACCGTGACTTTGGAGTAAATAAACAAGTTAGTCTGGAGATCATGCCCAATCTGCCTTTTAAGATCAAATCTTTCCGGAACCACTATACCGTCGTCACATCCGCTTTCCTGGACCGGGAAACAATCTCGTCCTACAATGTCACCGTCAACGCTGTGGATGGAGGCACCCCACCCCTGTCATCTCAAATGACCTTTAAAGTGAACGTTGCAGACGTGAATGACAACCCACCTCGTTTTGAACAAACATCATATACTGTTTATATTACAGAAAACAATGCCCCCGGTGcacctctgtgtgttgttaagGCCACAGACGATGACGCTGCAGAAAATGCACGCATCACCTACACTGTCCTGAATGACAACAACCATGGTATCCCTATAGCCAGCTACGTCAGCATCAAACCTGACAAAGGTGAAGCCTATGCCCTGCGAGCCTTCGACTTTGAGAAGCTGAGAGAGTTTCACTTTCAGATTAAAGCCCAGGACAATGGTGTGCCTCCCCTCAGCCGTGTGGCCACAGTGTATGTTTACATTATGGATCAGAATGACCATGTGCCCAGGATAGTCTACCCACCTGCCAATGGGAGCCGCACCACAGAGACGCTAATGAAAAACGCTGAAGCAGGAGTCTTGGTTAGCAAAGTGACGGCATGGGATGGCGATGCAGGGCAGAATGCTTGGCTGCTCTTTGCCCTGGAGCAGACTAACTCAGACCTCGACCTGTTCAAGGTGCATGAATACACAGGGGAGATCCGCACCACAAGGCGCGTCATTGAGGACAACTCCACCTCCTTCATTCTGACAGTGCTGGTGCAGGATCACGGCCTACCACCACTCTCCTCAACGGCCACCATCCACGTGCACGTGATGGAGCTGCCGCCGAAGTTGACCCCTGACCCCAAGCGCATCATCAGGCCCAACAGCCCCCTCATGTTTTCCAGTGTCACCCTCTACCTCATCATTGCCCTGAGTGCAACAACCTTTGTGTTCCTGGTCACCGTCTTTGTTCTGGCCATTGTACGTTGCCATGCCTACTGCACCCAGCCTGGCTCCTGCTCTCCATGTTGTGTATCCAAGAAGAGCGTTCCAGAGGGCGGCACCTCAGCCGGTGGTGGCGGGGGTGCAGGAAGagctgcag gtggaggtggaggtggtggtggcggtggcggTGGAGCTGGAGGGCAACCAAATGACAATGCAGCCATGCGCCGTGACCTCAAAGTTGAACCACATTATATTGAAGTGCGGGGAAATGGGTCTTTGACCAAAACGTACTGTTACAAGACATGCCTGACCGCCACGTCAGGGAGTGACACTTTTATGTTCTACAACACGGGACGGCCGCACAGTGGCACCTGGGGCTCGGGGTACGTCACCAGCCACAGCGGACAGAGCCAGTTATTTGTACGGCGTCTCAGTATGCCAGATGCAACTGCCATTCAG CCTAAAGGGCCGGGTGCTGACTGGAGATATTCAGCCTCCCTGAGAGCAGGAGGTGTAATGCAGAG CTCAGTGCACATGGAAGAGTCCTCAGTAATGCAAGGAGCCCAAGGTGTCCTGGTTCAGAACTGGCCAACTGCATCCAGCGCCGCTG ATGCTGAAGGCGGAGAGGTGTCCCCCCCAATGGGTGCTGGAGTAGACAGCAACAGCTGGCACTTTCGCTATGGCCCCGGCGGTCCCGGTGCACCCCCACAACACCTGAAACCTGGCGATGTTCCCCCAGAAGCCTTCATCATCCCCGGCTCACCCGCCATAATATCGATCAGACAGaaccagggaggagaggacgaCAAGAGCGATTTCATCACCTttggaaagaaagaggaggccaagaagaagaagaagaagaagaaggagaagaaagacaagaaggaTAAGGGGAAGGATGACGGAGATGAgtag
- the LOC129089706 gene encoding protocadherin alpha-C2-like isoform X1, protein MAVTARCCYSVNENVPFSLYVVIFVLSGLTTAQIRYSIPEELENGALVGDIVRDLGLDLRKLSTRRIRITSDSGRRYFTINHKTGKLVVSDRIDRETVCEFSGTCSRNLEVVLENPLEVHNVEVEILDVNDNEPQFPRDEYQIEVSESALTGSRFHIEGAQDADDGSNSVKQYRLSPNDHLTLDSIKPFSNDKHIEFIVKKPFDREQMPSHQLILTAFDGGTPQRTGTAKINVRILDANDNVPAFDSSVYKVKLSENSPKGALVIKLNATDPDEGSNGEVFYSFSSYTPERVRQMFSMETETGEIRVKNNIDYEETNSYEMYIQAMDKGPAPVAVHCKVVVEVLDVNDNIPDIVLSSLSSPVREDARADTVVALISVNDRDFGVNKQVSLEIMPNLPFKIKSFRNHYTVVTSAFLDRETISSYNVTVNAVDGGTPPLSSQMTFKVNVADVNDNPPRFEQTSYTVYITENNAPGAPLCVVKATDDDAAENARITYTVLNDNNHGIPIASYVSIKPDKGEAYALRAFDFEKLREFHFQIKAQDNGVPPLSRVATVYVYIMDQNDHVPRIVYPPANGSRTTETLMKNAEAGVLVSKVTAWDGDAGQNAWLLFALEQTNSDLDLFKVHEYTGEIRTTRRVIEDNSTSFILTVLVQDHGLPPLSSTATIHVHVMELPPKLTPDPKRIIRPNSPLMFSSVTLYLIIALSATTFVFLVTVFVLAIVRCHAYCTQPGSCSPCCVSKKSVPEGGTSAGGGGGAGRAAGGGGGGGGGGGGGGAGGQPNDNAAMRRDLKVEPHYIEVRGNGSLTKTYCYKTCLTATSGSDTFMFYNTGRPHSGTWGSGYVTSHSGQSQLFVRRLSMPDATAIQPKGPGADWRYSASLRAGGVMQSSVHMEESSVMQGAQGVLVQNWPTASSAADAEGGEVSPPMGAGVDSNSWHFRYGPGGPGAPPQHLKPGDVPPEAFIIPGSPAIISIRQNQGGEDDKSDFITFGKKEEAKKKKKKKKEKKDKKDKGKDDGDE, encoded by the exons ATGGCTGTAACGGCGCGATGCTGTTACAGTGTAAATGAGAATGTgcctttttctttatatgtcGTTATTTTCGTACTCAGTGGCCTTACAACTGCACAAATTCGATACTCCATTCcggaggagctggagaacgGGGCATTGGTCGGTGACATTGTCCGGGATTTGGGTCTGGACCTGAGGAAGCTTTCCACGCGACGAATCCGAATCACATCGGACAGTGGTCGGAGATATTTCACCATCAATCACAAAACCGGGAAGCTGGTGGTGAGTGACCGCATTGACCGAGAGACAGTTTGTGAGTTCAGTGGCACCTGTTCACGCAACCTGGAGGTGGTGTTGGAGAATCCACTGGAGGTGCACAACGTGGAGGTCGAGATTTTGGACGTGAACGATAACGAGCCACAATTCCCTCGAGATGAATATCAGATCGAGGTGTCGGAGTCCGCACTCACCGGGTCCCGCTTTCACATCGAGGGAGCTCAGGACGCAGATGACGGTTCCAACTCTGTGAAGCAGTACCGCCTCAGCCCAAACGACCACCTCACCCTGGACTCCATTAAGCCCTTCTCCAATGATAAGCACATCGAGTTTATTGTCAAAAAGCCCTTTGACCGCGAGCAGATGCCCTCACATCAGCTAATCCTGACGGCATTCGATGGAGGCACCCCGCAGCGAACTGGCACGGCCAAAATCAATGTACGCATCCTTGATGCCAATGACAATGTACCTGCGTTTGACAGCTCCGTGTACAAAGTAAAACTGTCTGAAAACTCCCCAAAGGGCGCTCTTGTGATCAAGTTAAATGCAACAGACCCTGATGAGGGCTCAAATGGGGAGGTTTTTTACTCCTTCAGCAGTTACACACCAGAAAGAGTCAGACAGATGTtttccatggaaacagaaacagggGAAATTAGGGTGAAAAACAATATAGACTATGAGGAGACCAACTCCTATGAAATGTACATACAGGCCATGGACAAGGGGCCAGCTCCTGTGGCAGTTCACTGTAAAGTAGTTGTCGAAGTTTTGGACGTCAATGACAACATTCCTGACATTGTACTGTCTTCACTCTCCAGCCCTGTACGCGAGGATGCCCGGGCTGACACAGTTGTAGCATTAATCAGTGTGAATGACCGTGACTTTGGAGTAAATAAACAAGTTAGTCTGGAGATCATGCCCAATCTGCCTTTTAAGATCAAATCTTTCCGGAACCACTATACCGTCGTCACATCCGCTTTCCTGGACCGGGAAACAATCTCGTCCTACAATGTCACCGTCAACGCTGTGGATGGAGGCACCCCACCCCTGTCATCTCAAATGACCTTTAAAGTGAACGTTGCAGACGTGAATGACAACCCACCTCGTTTTGAACAAACATCATATACTGTTTATATTACAGAAAACAATGCCCCCGGTGcacctctgtgtgttgttaagGCCACAGACGATGACGCTGCAGAAAATGCACGCATCACCTACACTGTCCTGAATGACAACAACCATGGTATCCCTATAGCCAGCTACGTCAGCATCAAACCTGACAAAGGTGAAGCCTATGCCCTGCGAGCCTTCGACTTTGAGAAGCTGAGAGAGTTTCACTTTCAGATTAAAGCCCAGGACAATGGTGTGCCTCCCCTCAGCCGTGTGGCCACAGTGTATGTTTACATTATGGATCAGAATGACCATGTGCCCAGGATAGTCTACCCACCTGCCAATGGGAGCCGCACCACAGAGACGCTAATGAAAAACGCTGAAGCAGGAGTCTTGGTTAGCAAAGTGACGGCATGGGATGGCGATGCAGGGCAGAATGCTTGGCTGCTCTTTGCCCTGGAGCAGACTAACTCAGACCTCGACCTGTTCAAGGTGCATGAATACACAGGGGAGATCCGCACCACAAGGCGCGTCATTGAGGACAACTCCACCTCCTTCATTCTGACAGTGCTGGTGCAGGATCACGGCCTACCACCACTCTCCTCAACGGCCACCATCCACGTGCACGTGATGGAGCTGCCGCCGAAGTTGACCCCTGACCCCAAGCGCATCATCAGGCCCAACAGCCCCCTCATGTTTTCCAGTGTCACCCTCTACCTCATCATTGCCCTGAGTGCAACAACCTTTGTGTTCCTGGTCACCGTCTTTGTTCTGGCCATTGTACGTTGCCATGCCTACTGCACCCAGCCTGGCTCCTGCTCTCCATGTTGTGTATCCAAGAAGAGCGTTCCAGAGGGCGGCACCTCAGCCGGTGGTGGCGGGGGTGCAGGAAGagctgcag gtggaggtggaggtggaggtggtggtggcggtggcggTGGAGCTGGAGGGCAACCAAATGACAATGCAGCCATGCGCCGTGACCTCAAAGTTGAACCACATTATATTGAAGTGCGGGGAAATGGGTCTTTGACCAAAACGTACTGTTACAAGACATGCCTGACCGCCACGTCAGGGAGTGACACTTTTATGTTCTACAACACGGGACGGCCGCACAGTGGCACCTGGGGCTCGGGGTACGTCACCAGCCACAGCGGACAGAGCCAGTTATTTGTACGGCGTCTCAGTATGCCAGATGCAACTGCCATTCAG CCTAAAGGGCCGGGTGCTGACTGGAGATATTCAGCCTCCCTGAGAGCAGGAGGTGTAATGCAGAG CTCAGTGCACATGGAAGAGTCCTCAGTAATGCAAGGAGCCCAAGGTGTCCTGGTTCAGAACTGGCCAACTGCATCCAGCGCCGCTG ATGCTGAAGGCGGAGAGGTGTCCCCCCCAATGGGTGCTGGAGTAGACAGCAACAGCTGGCACTTTCGCTATGGCCCCGGCGGTCCCGGTGCACCCCCACAACACCTGAAACCTGGCGATGTTCCCCCAGAAGCCTTCATCATCCCCGGCTCACCCGCCATAATATCGATCAGACAGaaccagggaggagaggacgaCAAGAGCGATTTCATCACCTttggaaagaaagaggaggccaagaagaagaagaagaagaagaaggagaagaaagacaagaaggaTAAGGGGAAGGATGACGGAGATGAgtag
- the LOC129089706 gene encoding protocadherin alpha-C2-like isoform X2 has protein sequence MAVTARCCYSVNENVPFSLYVVIFVLSGLTTAQIRYSIPEELENGALVGDIVRDLGLDLRKLSTRRIRITSDSGRRYFTINHKTGKLVVSDRIDRETVCEFSGTCSRNLEVVLENPLEVHNVEVEILDVNDNEPQFPRDEYQIEVSESALTGSRFHIEGAQDADDGSNSVKQYRLSPNDHLTLDSIKPFSNDKHIEFIVKKPFDREQMPSHQLILTAFDGGTPQRTGTAKINVRILDANDNVPAFDSSVYKVKLSENSPKGALVIKLNATDPDEGSNGEVFYSFSSYTPERVRQMFSMETETGEIRVKNNIDYEETNSYEMYIQAMDKGPAPVAVHCKVVVEVLDVNDNIPDIVLSSLSSPVREDARADTVVALISVNDRDFGVNKQVSLEIMPNLPFKIKSFRNHYTVVTSAFLDRETISSYNVTVNAVDGGTPPLSSQMTFKVNVADVNDNPPRFEQTSYTVYITENNAPGAPLCVVKATDDDAAENARITYTVLNDNNHGIPIASYVSIKPDKGEAYALRAFDFEKLREFHFQIKAQDNGVPPLSRVATVYVYIMDQNDHVPRIVYPPANGSRTTETLMKNAEAGVLVSKVTAWDGDAGQNAWLLFALEQTNSDLDLFKVHEYTGEIRTTRRVIEDNSTSFILTVLVQDHGLPPLSSTATIHVHVMELPPKLTPDPKRIIRPNSPLMFSSVTLYLIIALSATTFVFLVTVFVLAIVRCHAYCTQPGSCSPCCVSKKSVPEGGTSAGGGGGGGGGGGGGGGGGGGGGGGAGGQPNDNAAMRRDLKVEPHYIEVRGNGSLTKTYCYKTCLTATSGSDTFMFYNTGRPHSGTWGSGYVTSHSGQSQLFVRRLSMPDATAIQPKGPGADWRYSASLRAGGVMQSSVHMEESSVMQGAQGVLVQNWPTASSAADAEGGEVSPPMGAGVDSNSWHFRYGPGGPGAPPQHLKPGDVPPEAFIIPGSPAIISIRQNQGGEDDKSDFITFGKKEEAKKKKKKKKEKKDKKDKGKDDGDE, from the exons ATGGCTGTAACGGCGCGATGCTGTTACAGTGTAAATGAGAATGTgcctttttctttatatgtcGTTATTTTCGTACTCAGTGGCCTTACAACTGCACAAATTCGATACTCCATTCcggaggagctggagaacgGGGCATTGGTCGGTGACATTGTCCGGGATTTGGGTCTGGACCTGAGGAAGCTTTCCACGCGACGAATCCGAATCACATCGGACAGTGGTCGGAGATATTTCACCATCAATCACAAAACCGGGAAGCTGGTGGTGAGTGACCGCATTGACCGAGAGACAGTTTGTGAGTTCAGTGGCACCTGTTCACGCAACCTGGAGGTGGTGTTGGAGAATCCACTGGAGGTGCACAACGTGGAGGTCGAGATTTTGGACGTGAACGATAACGAGCCACAATTCCCTCGAGATGAATATCAGATCGAGGTGTCGGAGTCCGCACTCACCGGGTCCCGCTTTCACATCGAGGGAGCTCAGGACGCAGATGACGGTTCCAACTCTGTGAAGCAGTACCGCCTCAGCCCAAACGACCACCTCACCCTGGACTCCATTAAGCCCTTCTCCAATGATAAGCACATCGAGTTTATTGTCAAAAAGCCCTTTGACCGCGAGCAGATGCCCTCACATCAGCTAATCCTGACGGCATTCGATGGAGGCACCCCGCAGCGAACTGGCACGGCCAAAATCAATGTACGCATCCTTGATGCCAATGACAATGTACCTGCGTTTGACAGCTCCGTGTACAAAGTAAAACTGTCTGAAAACTCCCCAAAGGGCGCTCTTGTGATCAAGTTAAATGCAACAGACCCTGATGAGGGCTCAAATGGGGAGGTTTTTTACTCCTTCAGCAGTTACACACCAGAAAGAGTCAGACAGATGTtttccatggaaacagaaacagggGAAATTAGGGTGAAAAACAATATAGACTATGAGGAGACCAACTCCTATGAAATGTACATACAGGCCATGGACAAGGGGCCAGCTCCTGTGGCAGTTCACTGTAAAGTAGTTGTCGAAGTTTTGGACGTCAATGACAACATTCCTGACATTGTACTGTCTTCACTCTCCAGCCCTGTACGCGAGGATGCCCGGGCTGACACAGTTGTAGCATTAATCAGTGTGAATGACCGTGACTTTGGAGTAAATAAACAAGTTAGTCTGGAGATCATGCCCAATCTGCCTTTTAAGATCAAATCTTTCCGGAACCACTATACCGTCGTCACATCCGCTTTCCTGGACCGGGAAACAATCTCGTCCTACAATGTCACCGTCAACGCTGTGGATGGAGGCACCCCACCCCTGTCATCTCAAATGACCTTTAAAGTGAACGTTGCAGACGTGAATGACAACCCACCTCGTTTTGAACAAACATCATATACTGTTTATATTACAGAAAACAATGCCCCCGGTGcacctctgtgtgttgttaagGCCACAGACGATGACGCTGCAGAAAATGCACGCATCACCTACACTGTCCTGAATGACAACAACCATGGTATCCCTATAGCCAGCTACGTCAGCATCAAACCTGACAAAGGTGAAGCCTATGCCCTGCGAGCCTTCGACTTTGAGAAGCTGAGAGAGTTTCACTTTCAGATTAAAGCCCAGGACAATGGTGTGCCTCCCCTCAGCCGTGTGGCCACAGTGTATGTTTACATTATGGATCAGAATGACCATGTGCCCAGGATAGTCTACCCACCTGCCAATGGGAGCCGCACCACAGAGACGCTAATGAAAAACGCTGAAGCAGGAGTCTTGGTTAGCAAAGTGACGGCATGGGATGGCGATGCAGGGCAGAATGCTTGGCTGCTCTTTGCCCTGGAGCAGACTAACTCAGACCTCGACCTGTTCAAGGTGCATGAATACACAGGGGAGATCCGCACCACAAGGCGCGTCATTGAGGACAACTCCACCTCCTTCATTCTGACAGTGCTGGTGCAGGATCACGGCCTACCACCACTCTCCTCAACGGCCACCATCCACGTGCACGTGATGGAGCTGCCGCCGAAGTTGACCCCTGACCCCAAGCGCATCATCAGGCCCAACAGCCCCCTCATGTTTTCCAGTGTCACCCTCTACCTCATCATTGCCCTGAGTGCAACAACCTTTGTGTTCCTGGTCACCGTCTTTGTTCTGGCCATTGTACGTTGCCATGCCTACTGCACCCAGCCTGGCTCCTGCTCTCCATGTTGTGTATCCAAGAAGAGCGTTCCAGAGGGCGGCACCTCAGCCGGTG gtggaggaggtggaggtggtggaggtggaggtggaggtggaggtggtggtggcggtggcggTGGAGCTGGAGGGCAACCAAATGACAATGCAGCCATGCGCCGTGACCTCAAAGTTGAACCACATTATATTGAAGTGCGGGGAAATGGGTCTTTGACCAAAACGTACTGTTACAAGACATGCCTGACCGCCACGTCAGGGAGTGACACTTTTATGTTCTACAACACGGGACGGCCGCACAGTGGCACCTGGGGCTCGGGGTACGTCACCAGCCACAGCGGACAGAGCCAGTTATTTGTACGGCGTCTCAGTATGCCAGATGCAACTGCCATTCAG CCTAAAGGGCCGGGTGCTGACTGGAGATATTCAGCCTCCCTGAGAGCAGGAGGTGTAATGCAGAG CTCAGTGCACATGGAAGAGTCCTCAGTAATGCAAGGAGCCCAAGGTGTCCTGGTTCAGAACTGGCCAACTGCATCCAGCGCCGCTG ATGCTGAAGGCGGAGAGGTGTCCCCCCCAATGGGTGCTGGAGTAGACAGCAACAGCTGGCACTTTCGCTATGGCCCCGGCGGTCCCGGTGCACCCCCACAACACCTGAAACCTGGCGATGTTCCCCCAGAAGCCTTCATCATCCCCGGCTCACCCGCCATAATATCGATCAGACAGaaccagggaggagaggacgaCAAGAGCGATTTCATCACCTttggaaagaaagaggaggccaagaagaagaagaagaagaagaaggagaagaaagacaagaaggaTAAGGGGAAGGATGACGGAGATGAgtag